The proteins below come from a single Halobacillus salinarum genomic window:
- a CDS encoding L-lactate permease: MLLLVALSAILAPFIFLVLLRMSAKKGMFISALIVIALSSFVWGMKTDAIAASVLQGAHKTLTILFILFGAIVLLNTLRHTGAVNRINQGFRNISTDMRVQIVIVAFLFGALIEGAAGFGTPAAVTGPLMVALGFTPMAAAAIALIADSSAVSFGAVGTPIQVGLSNLPEAGLSFYQEIGAQIAFFDLFAGTFIPFILVVVLTVFFGKKKGWKDAMEMLPWTLFIGLTYTLSAFLYAVLFGHEFVAILASLTGLVVATFTAKKGFLLPKSSWQDALQEDFVVEEKASSMGLLTAWAPYLMIVGLLLITRIVPDVKNFTLNWVDLTWTNILGVDEITSKWQVLYSPGSVLVFAAVAAVVIQRKSLLNFSKAAKESIISMKDAALALAATLALVQVFTNSGMNANDLISMPQYIAQTLAGGFGSMWVLAAPFLGELGAFITGSATVSTLTFSPIQYSIAEETALAKDTILSLQVIGAAAGNMICVHNVVAAGAVVGLSGKEGDIIRKTIFPALLYGLLAGIAALFTAVLF; encoded by the coding sequence ATGTTATTACTAGTCGCTTTGAGTGCAATTTTGGCTCCGTTCATTTTTTTAGTGCTCCTTCGAATGTCAGCTAAGAAGGGTATGTTCATAAGTGCGTTGATTGTTATTGCATTATCCTCATTCGTGTGGGGAATGAAAACGGATGCCATTGCCGCATCGGTTCTGCAAGGGGCTCATAAAACGTTGACGATCTTGTTTATTTTGTTTGGAGCCATTGTCTTGTTGAATACACTTCGCCATACAGGCGCGGTGAACCGTATTAATCAAGGGTTTAGAAATATATCAACAGATATGCGTGTACAAATTGTAATTGTAGCTTTTTTATTCGGGGCGTTAATTGAAGGTGCTGCAGGATTTGGTACTCCAGCAGCTGTAACCGGACCATTGATGGTTGCCTTAGGATTTACACCAATGGCAGCAGCGGCCATTGCTCTCATCGCAGATAGTTCAGCCGTGTCTTTTGGAGCGGTAGGAACTCCGATTCAAGTGGGGCTAAGTAATTTACCGGAGGCAGGGTTATCCTTTTATCAAGAGATAGGGGCTCAAATTGCATTTTTTGATTTATTTGCCGGTACGTTTATCCCGTTCATTCTCGTGGTCGTATTGACGGTATTCTTCGGGAAGAAAAAAGGTTGGAAAGATGCAATGGAGATGCTTCCATGGACTTTATTCATAGGACTAACTTACACTTTATCAGCATTTCTCTATGCTGTATTGTTCGGTCACGAGTTTGTTGCTATCTTAGCCTCACTTACTGGATTAGTCGTCGCAACATTTACAGCAAAGAAAGGGTTTTTACTGCCAAAGTCTTCGTGGCAGGATGCTCTTCAAGAGGATTTTGTCGTAGAAGAAAAAGCTTCCAGCATGGGATTGTTAACGGCTTGGGCTCCTTACTTGATGATTGTCGGGTTGTTGCTTATCACTAGAATTGTTCCTGACGTAAAAAATTTCACATTAAATTGGGTGGATTTGACGTGGACGAATATCCTCGGTGTCGATGAGATTACGTCCAAGTGGCAAGTCCTGTACTCCCCAGGCTCTGTGCTCGTGTTTGCTGCGGTGGCAGCGGTAGTGATTCAACGGAAATCTCTCCTTAATTTTTCAAAAGCGGCGAAGGAATCAATAATTTCTATGAAAGATGCAGCGTTAGCTTTAGCGGCCACATTAGCACTCGTCCAAGTATTTACAAACTCAGGGATGAATGCGAATGACCTGATCAGCATGCCTCAATACATAGCTCAAACCCTGGCTGGTGGATTCGGTTCCATGTGGGTGCTCGCAGCTCCATTTCTCGGAGAATTGGGTGCCTTTATTACAGGAAGTGCGACGGTGTCGACGCTGACGTTTTCCCCTATCCAATACAGTATTGCAGAAGAGACAGCGCTCGCGAAAGATACGATTCTCTCGCTGCAAGTGATTGGAGCAGCTGCGGGAAATATGATATGTGTTCATAATGTAGTGGCTGCAGGTGCTGTGGTTGGACTTTCAGGAAAAGAAGGCGATATCATTCGAAAAACGATTTTTCCAGCCTTGTTATACGGATTATTAGCAGGAATCGCTGCCTTATTCACAGCAGTTCTCTTTTAA